A window from Populus trichocarpa isolate Nisqually-1 chromosome 3, P.trichocarpa_v4.1, whole genome shotgun sequence encodes these proteins:
- the LOC7458193 gene encoding BTB/POZ domain-containing protein At1g63850, with product MATTTTTTSTTKAQLIKVQAQPIKPKRRRFRETTISSSASTTTTNNSESACYLTQTRKHDPPTIASPDNFWFRPASKPLPTPPPPSPPPQKTRFPINHSPQPDLVSTSPSEFKILLSPGSQSPVMEFTTTTLLANGHHHIASPIEHSSFPSSFTKFNSALTAGLLNPMSPPPPDHKPRSSPTLFEMMASEPEMQPRTITQIPIIGNNGNINVRNTQSSQMSVQDRQALILQRITNILGNRSPGNQFNDSSSSDVNLTLSSKDGISVSMNVHRQILVGHSRFFAVKLSDKWANKQQRMSAPYVVEIADCDDVEVYIETLRLMYCKDLRRKLMKEDVSRVLGILKVSAAIGFDAGVLSCLEYLEAAPWAEDEEEKVASLLSELRLEGVGVSEVLKRVSVEVTNGTQDGGDNEEVLLKLLHVVLEGKDEKARREMKGLLSKMLRENSSQNDLRKESLYLACNGCLQLLQDHFLRAASGVLNDVGQIARQADNLHWILDILIDRQIAEDFLKTWASQSELSAVHSKIPAIHRYEVSRVTARLFVGIGKGQLLASKEARSLLLQTWLVPFYDDFGWMRRATKGLDRHLIEDGLSNTILTLPLAWQQDILLAWFDRFLNSGEDCPNIQRGFEVWWRRAFWRRRGEQERTRPIRITTATIENS from the exons AtggccaccaccaccaccactacttCAACAACCAAAGCTCAACTTATTAAAGTCCAAGCTCAGCCCATCAAGCCCAAACGCCGTAGATTCCGTGAAACCACCATTTCCTCCTCTGCCTCCACCACCACAACAAATAACTCTGAATCCGCCTGCTACTTGACCCAAACCCGAAAACATGACCCACCAACAATAGCCTCTCCAGATAACTTTTGGTTCCGTCCAGCTTCTAAACCTCTCCCAACTCCGCCTCCTCCATCACCGCCTCCACAGAAAACCCGTTTCCCCATTAACCATAGTCCACAACCCGACCTGGTTTCAACCTCACCTTCAGAATTCAAGATCCTGTTGTCTCCAGGAAGTCAGTCACCAGTGATGGAATTTACAACAACAACACTACTAGCAAATGGCCACCACCACATTGCTTCTCCAATTGAACACTCATCTTTCCCTTCTAGTTTTACCAAGTTTAACTCTGCACTCACTGCCGGTTTGTTGAACCCTATGTCACCTCCACCACCTGATCATAAACCCCGGTCAAGCCCGACCCTTTTTGAAATGATGGCTAGTGAACCCGAGATGCAACCCAGAACCATAACCCAGATACCCATTATCGGTAATAATGGAAATATCAATGTCAGAAACACACAGAGCAGTCAAATGTCGGTTCAAGATAGACAAGCTTTAATCTTGCAACGTATAACTAACATTCTGGGAAACAGGAGTCCTGGTAATCAGTTTAATGATTCGAGTTCTAGTGATGTGAACTTGACATTGAGTTCTAAAGATGGTATTAGTGTTTCAATGAATGTGCATAGGCAGATCTTGGTGGGTCATAGTCGGTTTTTTGCAGTGAAGTTGTCGGATAAGTGGGCTAATAAGCAACAAAGGATGTCTGCTCCTTATGTTGTGGAGATTGCTGATTGTGATGATGTTGAGGTTTATATTGAGACTCTGAGGTTGATGTATTGTAAGGATCTGAGAAGGAAGCTTATGAAAGAGGATGTGTCTAGAGTTCTTGGTATTTTAAAG gtttcTGCAGCAATTGGGTTTGATGCTGGGGTTTTATCTTGCTTGGAGTACTTGGAGGCTGCTCCATGGGCTGAGGATGAAGAAGAGAAGGTGGCTTCACTTCTATCGGAGCTTCGCCTTGAAGGGGTTGGAGTGAGTGAAGTTTTGAAGAGGGTTTCTGTTGAAGTCACCAATGGAACTCAAGATGGTGGCGACAATGAAGAAGTGCTTCTCAAGCTTTTACATGTAGTTCTGGAAGGGAAGGATGAGAAAGCGAGGCGTGAGATGAAAGGATTATTGTCGAAGATGCTTCGTGAGAATTCTTCTCAGAATGACCTTCGGAAAGAGTCATTGTACTTGGCATGTAATGGGTGTTTGCAATTGCTTCAAGACCATTTTCTCCGGGCAGCCTCAGGGGTTTTGAATGATGTTGGACAAATTGCGCGGCAAGCAGATAACTTGCATTGGATTTTGGATATTTTGATTGATAGACAGATCGCTGaagattttttgaaaacatgggCCTCTCAATCTGAATTGTCTGCTGTACATTCTAAAATTCCAGCTATTCACAGGTATGAGGTTAGTAGAGTTACAGCTAGGTTGTTTGTTGGGATCGGAAAGGGGCAGCTGTTGGCTTCCAAAGAAGCAAGGTCTTTGCTTCTACAGACGTGGTTAGTGccattttatgatgattttggtTGGATGAGGAGGGCAACAAAAGGCCTTGATCGACATTTGATTGAAGATGGTCTTAGTAACACAATTTTAACTCTGCCACTAGCTTGGCAGCAGGATATTTTGCTTGCTTGGTTTGATCGATTTCTGAATTCTGGTGAAGATTGTCCTAATATACAAAGGGGATTTGAAGTTTGGTGGAGGAGGGCATTTTGGAGACGTCGTGGTGAGCAGGAAAGGACACGGCCAATAAGAATTACAACTGCAACCATTGAGAACTCATAA
- the LOC7490913 gene encoding phosphoglycerate mutase-like protein AT74H isoform X1 — protein sequence MAIHSLTTSPASSLLLPPRKLIKSSFIQCCKTQNESIELSTNGKASFPEKSLQKQPLNNLPPRPRRIILVRHGQSQGNVDESVYTRIADPKIALTEKGKAQAEECGKRIREMIEKDEADDWKVYFYVSPYKRTRETLQNLARAFERSRIAGMREEPRLREQDFGNFQDRERMRAEKAIRMLYGRFFFRFPNGESAADVYDRVTGFRETLRADIDIGRFQPPGEQSPNMNLVIVSHGLTLRVFLMRWYKWTVEQYEKLHNFGNGGMVVMERGFGGRYSLLMHHTEEELKEFGLTDEMLMDQEWQKFARPGELNYDFPMMNSFFTHFKHDDCQ from the exons ATGGCCATACATTCCCTCACAACCTCCCCAGCTTCATCACTGCTACTTCCGCCGCGAAAACTGATTAAATCAAGTTTCATCCAATGCTGTAAAACCCAAAATGAGAGCATTGAACTTTCTACAAATGGGAAGGCCAGTTTTCCCGAAAAGAGTCTACAAAAACAACCGTTAAATAATCTACCTCCCAGGCCTCGCCGGATAATACTGGTTCGGCATGGACAAAGCCAAGGAAATGTTGATGAGAGTGTCTATACAAGGATCGCTGATCCGAAGATCGCCCTCACTGAGAAAGGAAAGGCCCAGGCTGAAGAATGTGGTAAGAGAATCAGGGAGATGATTGAGAAAGATGAGGCGGATGATTGGAAGGTTTACTTCTATGTGTCACCATATAAAAGGACTCGTGAAACATTACAGAATTTGGCCAGAGCATTTGAGCGCTCAAGAATTGCCGGTATGAGAGAAGAGCCTCGTCTGCGCGAGCAAGATTTCG GCAATTTTCAGGATAGAGAGAGGATGAGAGCTGAAAAGGCTATTCGAATGCTCTATGGTCGATTCTTTTTCCGATTTCCCAATGGAGAATCGGCAGCTGATGTTTATGATAGAGTCACAG GATTCAGAGAAACACTCAGAGCAGACATTGATATAGGACGCTTTCAGCCTCCCGGTGAACAAAGTCCAAACATGAACTTAGTGATAGTTTCTCATGGTCTCACACTTCGTGTGTTTCTAATGAGGTGGTATAAATGGACTGTGGAGCAATATGAGAAACTCCATAACTTTGGGAATGGAGGAATGGTCGTCATGGAGAGAGGCTTTGGTGGAAG GTACAGCTTATTGATGCATCACACTGAAGAAGAGCTAAAGGAGTTTGGATTGACAGATGAAATGCTTATGGATCAAGAATG GCAAAAATTTGCAAGACCAGGTGAATTGAACTATGATTTTCCTATGATGAATTCATTCTTCACCCATTTTAAACATGACGACTGCCAATGA
- the LOC7490913 gene encoding phosphoglycerate mutase-like protein AT74H isoform X2, with protein MAIHSLTTSPASSLLLPPRKLIKSSFIQCCKTQNESIELSTNGKASFPEKSLQKQPLNNLPPRPRRIILVRHGQSQGNVDESVYTRIADPKIALTEKGKAQAEECGKRIREMIEKDEADDWKVYFYVSPYKRTRETLQNLARAFERSRIAGMREEPRLREQDFGNFQDRERMRAEKAIRMLYGRFFFRFPNGESAADVYDRVTGFRETLRADIDIGRFQPPGEQSPNMNLVIVSHGLTLRVFLMRWYKWTVEQYEKLHNFGNGGMVVMERGFGGRYSLLMHHTEEELKEFGLTDEMLMDQEW; from the exons ATGGCCATACATTCCCTCACAACCTCCCCAGCTTCATCACTGCTACTTCCGCCGCGAAAACTGATTAAATCAAGTTTCATCCAATGCTGTAAAACCCAAAATGAGAGCATTGAACTTTCTACAAATGGGAAGGCCAGTTTTCCCGAAAAGAGTCTACAAAAACAACCGTTAAATAATCTACCTCCCAGGCCTCGCCGGATAATACTGGTTCGGCATGGACAAAGCCAAGGAAATGTTGATGAGAGTGTCTATACAAGGATCGCTGATCCGAAGATCGCCCTCACTGAGAAAGGAAAGGCCCAGGCTGAAGAATGTGGTAAGAGAATCAGGGAGATGATTGAGAAAGATGAGGCGGATGATTGGAAGGTTTACTTCTATGTGTCACCATATAAAAGGACTCGTGAAACATTACAGAATTTGGCCAGAGCATTTGAGCGCTCAAGAATTGCCGGTATGAGAGAAGAGCCTCGTCTGCGCGAGCAAGATTTCG GCAATTTTCAGGATAGAGAGAGGATGAGAGCTGAAAAGGCTATTCGAATGCTCTATGGTCGATTCTTTTTCCGATTTCCCAATGGAGAATCGGCAGCTGATGTTTATGATAGAGTCACAG GATTCAGAGAAACACTCAGAGCAGACATTGATATAGGACGCTTTCAGCCTCCCGGTGAACAAAGTCCAAACATGAACTTAGTGATAGTTTCTCATGGTCTCACACTTCGTGTGTTTCTAATGAGGTGGTATAAATGGACTGTGGAGCAATATGAGAAACTCCATAACTTTGGGAATGGAGGAATGGTCGTCATGGAGAGAGGCTTTGGTGGAAG GTACAGCTTATTGATGCATCACACTGAAGAAGAGCTAAAGGAGTTTGGATTGACAGATGAAATGCTTATGGATCAAGAATGGTAA